Proteins encoded within one genomic window of Actinomycetota bacterium:
- the tatA gene encoding twin-arginine translocase TatA/TatE family subunit translates to MFNIGTGEMFVVLLIALLVFGPQRLPEIARNLGKAVRAFQQESQKATAIFRDAVDEVDRSQRAAASPPGPASGSGVIDIPASGGSAPQSPVAELAPGAREHEDT, encoded by the coding sequence ATGTTCAACATCGGAACCGGCGAGATGTTCGTAGTGTTGCTCATCGCTTTGCTGGTGTTCGGACCGCAGCGCTTGCCCGAGATTGCCCGCAATTTGGGCAAGGCCGTGCGCGCGTTTCAGCAGGAAAGTCAGAAGGCAACTGCGATCTTTCGTGATGCCGTCGACGAGGTCGACCGCTCCCAGCGCGCCGCCGCCTCACCGCCCGGCCCTGCCTCCGGATCCGGTGTGATCGACATCCCCGCCTCCGGTGGATCGGCGCCGCAATCTCCCGTCGCCGAACTCGCGCCCGGCGCGCGCGAGCACGAGGACACCTGA
- a CDS encoding trypsin-like peptidase domain-containing protein, with amino-acid sequence MTDEQLPEDAVADERVDVSSDAEVSVEDLEGADVVVDGPELSAPVDANGLPHFWESSPAHPASTQKGRLVVAWFLAALLGAGAGAGGAYVVLKDRVGEGTTGVVRVVGPLVNATGGSGDPNAAARVAAAVLPSTVQIQSTLVNGAEALGTGVIYRADGYIVTNDHVIDGADSIVVSLPTGEKLEAALVGTAAPAVDIAVLKVAKAALPAATFGSTKDVQVGDLAVAVGSPFGLEGTVTAGVVSALHRDGLLGGDVRLTDAIQTDAAINHGNSGGALADASGVVIGINTAIVPGDGGGGNVGVGFAIPIDIVRKVADQIIETGHAQLAFLGITGTNLPDGDGALVQGVQSGGPAAKAGIQANDIIVSIDGTPVNSMDALIAQVIQKSVGDTVAVGLLRDGKRQTVSVKLAARPEG; translated from the coding sequence ATGACCGACGAACAGTTGCCTGAGGACGCCGTTGCGGACGAGCGCGTAGATGTTTCTTCGGATGCCGAGGTTTCCGTCGAGGATTTGGAAGGCGCGGACGTCGTTGTCGATGGTCCGGAACTCTCAGCGCCGGTTGACGCCAACGGGTTGCCGCATTTCTGGGAGTCTTCCCCGGCGCACCCGGCTTCAACGCAGAAGGGGCGTTTGGTTGTCGCATGGTTTCTCGCCGCGCTGCTCGGCGCAGGCGCGGGCGCCGGAGGCGCATACGTCGTGCTGAAGGACCGCGTAGGCGAGGGAACCACCGGGGTTGTTCGCGTCGTCGGGCCGCTGGTAAATGCAACGGGCGGTTCGGGAGATCCAAACGCCGCCGCGCGCGTTGCGGCTGCGGTTCTTCCCAGCACCGTGCAGATCCAGTCCACGCTCGTAAACGGAGCGGAGGCTTTGGGCACGGGAGTCATCTACCGAGCGGACGGCTACATCGTTACCAACGACCACGTGATCGACGGCGCCGACTCGATCGTTGTCAGCTTGCCGACGGGGGAGAAGTTGGAGGCCGCACTTGTCGGCACCGCGGCTCCCGCAGTGGATATCGCGGTGTTGAAGGTCGCCAAAGCGGCGCTGCCCGCGGCGACGTTCGGTAGTACCAAGGACGTGCAGGTCGGCGACCTCGCCGTCGCGGTCGGTAGTCCGTTCGGCCTCGAAGGGACGGTTACCGCGGGAGTTGTGAGTGCGCTTCATCGCGACGGTTTGCTCGGCGGTGATGTGCGGCTGACGGACGCGATTCAAACCGACGCTGCGATCAACCACGGGAACTCCGGCGGCGCTCTAGCCGACGCGTCGGGGGTTGTCATTGGGATCAACACTGCGATTGTCCCGGGCGATGGTGGCGGCGGAAACGTGGGCGTGGGCTTTGCCATCCCCATCGACATCGTGCGCAAGGTAGCCGATCAGATCATTGAAACGGGGCACGCGCAGTTGGCCTTCCTGGGCATCACCGGAACCAACCTGCCCGACGGTGACGGTGCGCTCGTGCAGGGCGTGCAGTCCGGCGGCCCCGCGGCCAAGGCTGGGATTCAAGCGAATGACATCATCGTGTCGATCGACGGGACGCCGGTCAATTCGATGGACGCACTGATCGCGCAGGTCATCCAGAAGAGCGTCGGTGACACCGTTGCGGTCGGCCTGTTGCGCGACGGAAAGCGTCAGACGGTAAGCGTGAAACTCGCGGCTCGCCCCGAGGGTTAG
- a CDS encoding phosphatase PAP2 family protein, producing MARRRPGLIRPILSIAAAAALGSAARDRRVAEADEKARALVASARSNAFDTAMPALTDLGSTYAIVAAAGVLQLLGRKRAALDVLVAGGLAWTASQAAKALYRRPRPYEASQVDILVRRPAGQSYPSGHPAVAAAVARVLAPSVHEPARGLLTKMPRLVAFSRVYVGVHYPTDVVGGMLLGRAVGDLYRRYARRP from the coding sequence ATGGCGCGCCGCCGTCCTGGGCTGATCCGTCCGATCCTGAGCATTGCCGCCGCAGCCGCGTTGGGTTCCGCCGCGCGCGACCGTCGGGTTGCCGAAGCCGATGAGAAGGCGCGCGCGCTTGTCGCGTCGGCGCGCTCCAACGCATTCGATACCGCAATGCCGGCGCTGACCGATCTTGGTTCGACGTACGCGATCGTCGCCGCGGCAGGGGTGCTGCAACTGCTCGGGCGAAAGCGCGCCGCGCTCGATGTGCTCGTCGCCGGGGGACTGGCCTGGACTGCGTCGCAGGCGGCGAAGGCGCTGTACCGGCGCCCTCGACCATACGAAGCGTCTCAGGTGGACATCCTCGTCCGCCGTCCGGCAGGTCAGAGTTACCCGAGCGGTCATCCGGCGGTCGCGGCGGCCGTGGCACGTGTGCTGGCGCCGTCGGTGCATGAACCGGCTCGGGGTTTGCTCACCAAGATGCCGCGCCTCGTGGCGTTCTCGCGGGTCTACGTCGGCGTGCACTATCCAACCGACGTCGTCGGCGGGATGCTGCTTGGGCGCGCGGTCGGCGATTTATACCGGCGTTACGCGCGCCGGCCGTAG